One stretch of Ipomoea triloba cultivar NCNSP0323 chromosome 8, ASM357664v1 DNA includes these proteins:
- the LOC116027364 gene encoding cytoplasmic tRNA 2-thiolation protein 1, with the protein MESATAVAKPRGRQCVICNERRAALKRPKTLQQICRECFYEVFEEEIHRVIVDNQLFKPSERIAVGASGGKDSTVLAYVMSELNRRHNYGLDLFLLSVDEGITGYRDDSLETVKRNEIQYGLPLKVVSYKELYGWTMDEIVKLIGLKNNCTFCGVFRRQALDRGAALLKVDKLVTGHNADDIAETVLLNILRGDIARLSRCTSIITGEDGPIPRCKPFKYTYEKEIVMYAYFKKLDYFSTECIYSPNAYRGFAREFIKDLERIRPRSILDIIKSGEDFRISTSTKMPEQGNCERCGYISSQKWCKACVLLDGLNRGLPKLGIGRSRGLNSDNTKNTKQANGTKNLQSKQCGSLDF; encoded by the exons ATGGAGTCGGCGACGGCGGTGGCGAAACCGAGGGGTAGACAGTGCGTTATCTGCAATGAAAGACGCGCCGCTCTGAAACGCCCTAAAACTCTTCAACAA ATATGCAGGGAGTGCTTCTACGAAGTTTTCGAGGAGGAGATCCATAGAGTTATCGTCGACAACCAGCTCTTCAAGCCCAGCGAACGCATTGCTGTTGGCGCTTCTGGCGGAAAAG ACTCCACGGTGCTTGCTTATGTCATGTCAGAGTTGAATCGCAGGCACAATTATGGCCTGGATCTCTTCCTGTTATCTGTGGATGAAGGTATCACTGGTTACAGGGATGATTCTCTTGAAACTgttaaaagaaatgaaatccAG TATGGACTTCCATTGAAAGTTGTTTCCTATAAGGAGCTGTATGGATGGACAATGGATGAAATAGTAAAGTTGATAGGTCTGAAGAACAACTGCACTTTTTGTGGTGTTTTCCGTCGCCAG GCCCTTGACCGTGGTGCTGCATTACTGAAAGTGGACAAGCTAGTAACGGGGCATAATGCAGATGATATAGCTGAAACAGTTCTTTTGAACATATTACGTGGTGATATTGCCAG GTTGAGTAGGTGTACATCTATAATTACTGGAGAAGATGGACCTATTCCTAGATGCAAGCCTTTCAAATACACATAcgagaaggaaattgttat GTATGCatactttaaaaagttggaTTACTTCTCCACTGAAT GCATTTACTCTCCAAATGCATATCGTGGCTTTGCTCGTGAGTTCATTAAGGATTTAGAGAGAATCAG ACCACGATCCATACTGGATATCATCAAATCTGGTGAGGACTTCAGGATCTCGACTTCCACAAAAATGCCAGAACAAGGAAATTGCGAACGATGTGGTTACATATCCAGCCAG AAATGGTGTAAAGCATGTGTTTTGCTGGATGGACTAAATCGGGGTTTACCCAAACTGGGAATTGGGCGTAGCCGAGGACTTAATAGTGATAATACCAAGAATACAAAACAAGCTAATGGCACCAAGAATTTGCAGAGCAAACAGTGTGGAAGTTTGGACTTCTGA
- the LOC116027961 gene encoding ATP-dependent RNA helicase A-like isoform X1, producing the protein MDRYQKVEKPRAETPIDENEIRITSQGRMRSYITYAMSLLQEKGSDEIVFKAMGRAINKTVTMVELIKRRIVGLHQITSITSTDITDTWEPLEEGLLPLETVRHVSMITITLSKKEPDTKSVGYQPPIPADQVKVFTEIDYEGGEGSPNVRGRGRGGRGRGRSRAASGNGYMGMEYDDGGYDRSRNYGGRGRGRGRGRGYFRGRGRGGGYNSPQFDTQQDGGYNHEAPPQGRGRGRGRGPRGRGRGFKSNGPIHAAAGGA; encoded by the exons ATGGATCGGTACCAGAAGGTTGAGAAGCCTAGAGCAGAGACACCCATTGATGAGAATGAGATTCGGATTACTAGCCAGGGAAGGATGAGAAGCTACATAACTTATGCTATGAGCCTGCTTCAG GAAAAAGGATCCGATGAGATTGTGTTCAAGGCCATGGGTAGAGCAATCAACAAAACTGTGACTATGGTGGAGCTTATTAAG AGGAGGATTGTTGGTCTTCATCAAATCACATCTATTACATCCACTGATATCACTGATACATGGGAGCCCCTGGAGGAAGGCCTCCTTCC ATTGGAAACCGTCAGGCATGTTTCAATGATTACAATTACTCTCTCTAAGAAGGAGCCTGATACAAAATCTGTCGG GTATCAGCCACCCATACCAGCAGATCAGGTGAAGGTGTTTACAGAGATTGATTATGAAGGAGGAG AAGGATCACCTAATGTTCGAGGAAGAGGCCGAGGTGGTAGAGGAAGGGGCAGGTCTAGAGCTGCATCTG GAAATGGTTATATGGGTATGGAGTATGATGATGGTGGTTATGATAGAAGTCGCAACTATGGTGGTAGGGGAAGGGGTCGAGGTAGAGGCCGTGGATATTTCCGCGGACGTGGAAGGGGCGGTGGTTACAATAGCCCACAGTTTGATACCCAACAGGACGGTGGCTACAACCACGAGGCTCCTCCGCAGGGCCGAG GCCGCGGTCGTGGAAGGGGACCTCGGGGGAGAGGGCGTGGATTCAAATCAAATGGGCCGATCCATGCGGCAGCTGGAGGTGCTTAG
- the LOC116027961 gene encoding uncharacterized protein LOC116027961 isoform X2, with the protein MDRYQKVEKPRAETPIDENEIRITSQGRMRSYITYAMSLLQEKGSDEIVFKAMGRAINKTVTMVELIKRRIVGLHQITSITSTDITDTWEPLEEGLLPLETVRHVSMITITLSKKEPDTKSVGYQPPIPADQVKVFTEIDYEGGGSPNVRGRGRGGRGRGRSRAASGNGYMGMEYDDGGYDRSRNYGGRGRGRGRGRGYFRGRGRGGGYNSPQFDTQQDGGYNHEAPPQGRGRGRGRGPRGRGRGFKSNGPIHAAAGGA; encoded by the exons ATGGATCGGTACCAGAAGGTTGAGAAGCCTAGAGCAGAGACACCCATTGATGAGAATGAGATTCGGATTACTAGCCAGGGAAGGATGAGAAGCTACATAACTTATGCTATGAGCCTGCTTCAG GAAAAAGGATCCGATGAGATTGTGTTCAAGGCCATGGGTAGAGCAATCAACAAAACTGTGACTATGGTGGAGCTTATTAAG AGGAGGATTGTTGGTCTTCATCAAATCACATCTATTACATCCACTGATATCACTGATACATGGGAGCCCCTGGAGGAAGGCCTCCTTCC ATTGGAAACCGTCAGGCATGTTTCAATGATTACAATTACTCTCTCTAAGAAGGAGCCTGATACAAAATCTGTCGG GTATCAGCCACCCATACCAGCAGATCAGGTGAAGGTGTTTACAGAGATTGATTATGAAGGAGGAG GATCACCTAATGTTCGAGGAAGAGGCCGAGGTGGTAGAGGAAGGGGCAGGTCTAGAGCTGCATCTG GAAATGGTTATATGGGTATGGAGTATGATGATGGTGGTTATGATAGAAGTCGCAACTATGGTGGTAGGGGAAGGGGTCGAGGTAGAGGCCGTGGATATTTCCGCGGACGTGGAAGGGGCGGTGGTTACAATAGCCCACAGTTTGATACCCAACAGGACGGTGGCTACAACCACGAGGCTCCTCCGCAGGGCCGAG GCCGCGGTCGTGGAAGGGGACCTCGGGGGAGAGGGCGTGGATTCAAATCAAATGGGCCGATCCATGCGGCAGCTGGAGGTGCTTAG
- the LOC116027439 gene encoding monooxygenase 2-like, whose protein sequence is MEMREDIVIVGAGIAGLATALGLHRQGLRSMVLESSESLRAAGFALGLWTNAWRALDALAIGDSLRQQSVQNNEFQVFSADSGLPTAAIPLQMHKNQHFESRCMRRKVLLETLHKELPEGTIRYSSKVVMIEESGLFKLVHLADGSIIRTKVVIGCDGVNSVVAKWLGLQNAVDSKRSAIRGFVECPEKHGYEPKFYAFFGGGVRFGFLPCDETGLYWFCTYNESTAHFDESAEQDPVKLKEFVLSKTRDVSKEVTGILERTPLDCISSAKLKLRLPWNILLGDITRSNICVAGDALHPMTPDLAQGGCSALEDSIILSRCLAEAFLAKPRGDIADDQKASEEFNRIKNSLDKYAKERRWRSFVLITGAYLTGFIQESNNKVISFLREKFLARYTLRIVLSAADFDCGKLLLS, encoded by the exons ATGGAGATGAGAGAGGACATTGTTATAGTCGGCGCTGGTATTGCCGGTCTCGCTACTGCTCTCGGACTTCACAG GCAGGGGCTGCGGAGCATGGTTCTGGAATCATCGGAGTCCTTAAGAGCCGCAGGGTTTGCGCTTGGCTTGTGGACCAATGCCTGGAGGGCACTCGACGCTCTCGCCATCGGAGATTCACTCAGACAACAATCTGTTCAGAATAATGA GTTTCAGGTTTTCTCTGCAGATTCTGGTCTCCCAACTGCTGCTATACCACTGCAAATGCATAAGAACCA ACATTTTGAAAGCCGCTGCATGAGAAGGAAAGTGTTACTGGAGACATTACACAAAGAACTGCCCGAAGGAACTATAAGGTACTCTTCGAAGGTTGTTATGATTGAGGAATCGGGACTGTTCAAATTGGTTCATCTTGCAGATGGATCCATTATCAGAACAAAG GTTGTGATTGGGTGTGATGGAGTCAATTCCGTGGTGGCCAAGTGGCTCGGGCTCCAGAATGCAGTTGATTCCAAGAGGTCAGCCATTAGAGGATTTGTGGAGTGTCCAGAAAAGCATGGGTATGAGCCAAAGTTCTATGCTTTTTTTGGAGGTGGTGTTCGTTTCGGCTTTCTTCCCTGTGATGAGACGGGGTTGTATTGGTTTTGCACTTACAATGAATCCACTGCCCACT TTGATGAAAGTGCAGAACAAGATCCAGTTAAACTAAAGGAGTTTGTGCTAAGCAAGACTAGGGATGTGTCGAAAGAAGTGACTGGCATTCTCGAGAGAACTCCACTCGACTGCATTTCCTCTGCTAAGTTGAAGCTGAGACTACCATGGAATATTTTGCTGGGAGATATTACCAGAAGCAACATTTGTGTAGCAGGCGACGCCCTTCATCCCATGACGCCAGATCTCGCGCAGGGCGGATGCTCAGCGCTCGAAGACAGCATTATCCTCTCCCGGTGCCTTGCAGAGGCGTTCTTGGCAAAGCCAAGGGGCGACATTGCAGATGACCAAAAGGCCAGCGAAGAATTCAATAGAATCAAAAACAGTCTCGACAAATACGCTAAAGAGAGAAGATGGAGAAGCTTTGTTCTCATCACTGGTGCTTATTTGACTGGTTTCATTCAAGAGAGTAATAACAAAGTGATCAGCTTCCTGAGAGAGAAGTTCTTGGCTCGTTACACTCTGAGGATTGTGCTAAGTGCAGCTGATTTTGATTGCGGGAAACTGCTGTTATCTTGA
- the LOC116027440 gene encoding monooxygenase 2-like codes for METTVDIVIVGGGIAGLATSLGLHRLGLQSLVLESSESLRVTGFALTLWTNAWKALDALGIADSLRQHSLPITEFQVISADSGLEKSSVPLDVYKNRNIECRCLRRKLLLETLEKKLPQGTVKYSSKVVLIEESGPYKLVHLADGSLVRTKVLIGCDGVNSVVAKWLGLQKPVHSKRADIRGFVEYPEKHGFEPKFYLLVGAQVNFGFLPCDDNGIYWFYNFTPSIAHFDQSAKNDPVKLKEFVLSKIKNAPKEVKGVVERTPLDSISCVGLKLRLPWNVLLGDIVRNNICVAGDALHPMTPDIGQGGCSALEDSVILARHLGEAFLLKPGGGVADEEFKRIKYGLDRYAKERRCRSFLLITCAYLIGSIQASDNRVVSFLRDNFLARYTLAIVLAMADFDCGKLLSSRSR; via the exons ATGGAGACGACAGTGGATATTGTTATAGTGGGTGGTGGAATTGCTGGTCTGGCTACTTCTTTGGGACTTCACAG GTTGGGACTTCAGAGCTTAGTTTTGGAATCATCCGAGTCGTTAAGGGTCACAGGGTTTGCGCTTACGTTGTGGACTAATGCCTGGAAGGCACTCGACGCTCTGGGCATTGCAGATTCACTCAGACAACATTCTCTTCCCATTACTGA GTTTCAAGTTATCTCTGCAGATTCGGGGCTTGAGAAATCATCTGTGCCATTGGATGTGTACAAGAATAG AAACATTGAATGCCGGTGCTTGAGAAGGAAGCTGTTACTGGAGACATTAGAGAAAAAACTTCCCCAAGGAACCGTCAAGTATTCTTCTAAGGTTGTTTTGATTGAAGAATCAGGACCATACAAATTGGTTCATCTGGCAGATGGATCCCTTGTCAGAACCAAGGTCTTGATTGGGTGTGATGGAGTCAATTCTGTGGTGGCCAAGTGGCTGGGGCTCCAAAAACCAGTTCATTCCAAGAGGGCGGATATTAGGGGATTTGTCGAGTATCCAGAGAAACACGGGTTTGAGCCCAAGTTCTATCTTCTCGTTGGTGCTCAAGTTAACTTTGGCTTTCTTCCTTGTGATGACAATGGCATATATTGGTTCTACAATTTCACTCCATCCATTGCCCACT TTGATCAAAGTGCAAAAAACGACCCCGTTAAGCTGAAGGAGTTTGTGTTGAGCAAGATCAAGAACGCGCCAAAAGAAGTGAAGGGCGTTGTGGAGAGAACTCCACTCGACAGCATTTCCTGTGTCGGGTTGAAGCTGAGACTGCCGTGGAATGTTTTACTCGGAGATATTGTCAGAAACAACATCTGTGTTGCAGGCGATGCCCTTCATCCAATGACACCAGATATTGGCCAGGGCGGATGTTCAGCTCTAGAAGACAGCGTTATCCTTGCTCGACACCTAGGAGAAGCGTTCTTGTTGAAACCGGGAGGAGGGGTTGCAGATGAAGAATTCAAAAGGATCAAATATGGGCTTGACAGGTACGCCAAAGAGAGGAGATGCCGAAGCTTTCTCCTCATCACTTGTGCTTACTTGATCGGTTCCATTCAAGCGAGTGATAACCGAGTGGTGAGTTTCTTGAGGGATAACTTCTTGGCTAGATACACTTTGGCCATAGTGTTGGCAATGGCAGATTTCGATTGTGGGAAACTGTTGTCATCTCGATCAAGATAG
- the LOC116027441 gene encoding monooxygenase 2-like isoform X1, whose translation METTVDIVIAGGGIAGLATSLGLHRLGLQSLVLESSESLRAGGFGLMLWNNAWRALDSLGVADSLRRHSLPIKELRVFSADSGLQTSSVPLDVYKNRNIECRCLRRKMLIETLEKELPQGTVRYSSKVVSIEESGPFKLVHLADGSLIRTKVLIGCDGVKSVVAKWLGLEKPVVSKRIGIRGFVEYPEKHGFEPKFFLLIGVGVRFGILPCNDNALYWFYNFTPSIAGFDQSAKKDPVKLKEFVLGKIKNASNEVKGVVERTPLDCISCVKLKLRLPWNVLVADIVRNNVCVVGDALHPMTPDIGQGACSALEDSVVLARRLGEAFLLKPGGGVGDEEFMRIRNGLDRYGKERRFRSFLLISCSYLIGFIQESDNRVVSFLRENFLARYTLAISLGMADFDCGKLVFS comes from the exons ATGGAGACAACAGTGGATATTGTTATAGCGGGCGGTGGAATTGCAGGTCTGGCTACTTCTTTGGGACTTCACAG GCTGGGGCTGCAGAGCTTAGTTTTGGAATCATCCGAATCTTTAAGAGCCGGAGGGTTTGGGCTTATGCTGTGGAATAACGCCTGGAGGGCACTCGATTCTCTGGGCGTTGCAGATTCACTCAGACGACATTCTCTTCCCATTAAAGA GCTTCGAGTTTTCTCTGCAGATTCGGGGCTTCAGACCTCATCTGTGCCGTTGGATGTGTACAAGAATAG AAACATTGAATGCCGGTGCTTGAGAAGGAAGATGTTAATCGAGACATTAGAGAAAGAACTTCCCCAAGGAACTGTCAGGTATTCTTCTAAGGTTGTTTCGATTGAAGAATCGGGACCCTTCAAATTGGTTCATCTAGCAGATGGATCCCTTATCAGAACTAAG GTCTTGATTGGGTGTGATGGAGTGAAGTCTGTGGTGGCGAAGTGGTTAGGACTCGAAAAACCAGTTGTTTCGAAGAGGATAGGCATTAGGGGGTTTGTCGAGTATCCAGAAAAACATGGTTTCGAGCCCAAATTCTTTCTTCTCATTGGCGTTGGAGTTCGCTTTGGCATTCTTCCTTGCAATGACAATGCCTTGTATTGGTTCTACAATTTCACTCCATCCATTGCAGGCT TTGATCAAAGTGCAAAGAAAGATCCCGTTAAGCTGAAGGAGTTCGTGTTGGGCAAGATCAAGAACGCGTCGAATGAAGTGAAGGGCGTCGTGGAGAGAACGCCTCTCGACTGCATTTCCTGTGTCAAGTTGAAGCTGAGACTGCCGTGGAATGTTTTGGTCGCAGACATTGTTAGGAACAACGTTTGTGTTGTAGGTGATGCCCTTCATCCTATGACGCCCGACATTGGCCAAGGTGCCTGTTCGGCTCTGGAAGACAGCGTTGTCCTAGCCCGTCGCCTAGGAGAAGCGTTCTTGTTGAAACCGGGTGGAGGCGTTGGAGATGAAGAATTTATGAGGATTAGAAATGGGCTTGATAGGTATGGCAAGGAGAGGAGATTTAGAAGCTTTCTGCTCATCAGTTGTTCTTATTTGATTGGTTTCATTCAAGAGAGTGATAATAGAGTGGTGAGTTTCTTGAGGGAGAACTTCTTGGCTAGATACACTTTGGCCATAAGTTTGGGCATGGCTGATTTTGATTGTGGGAAACTTGTGTTTTCTTGA
- the LOC116027441 gene encoding monooxygenase 2-like isoform X2 yields the protein METTVDIVIAGGGIAGLATSLGLHRLGLQSLVLESSESLRAGGFGLMLWNNAWRALDSLGVADSLRRHSLPIKDFHISQSMSISCFIRNIECRCLRRKMLIETLEKELPQGTVRYSSKVVSIEESGPFKLVHLADGSLIRTKVLIGCDGVKSVVAKWLGLEKPVVSKRIGIRGFVEYPEKHGFEPKFFLLIGVGVRFGILPCNDNALYWFYNFTPSIAGFDQSAKKDPVKLKEFVLGKIKNASNEVKGVVERTPLDCISCVKLKLRLPWNVLVADIVRNNVCVVGDALHPMTPDIGQGACSALEDSVVLARRLGEAFLLKPGGGVGDEEFMRIRNGLDRYGKERRFRSFLLISCSYLIGFIQESDNRVVSFLRENFLARYTLAISLGMADFDCGKLVFS from the exons ATGGAGACAACAGTGGATATTGTTATAGCGGGCGGTGGAATTGCAGGTCTGGCTACTTCTTTGGGACTTCACAG GCTGGGGCTGCAGAGCTTAGTTTTGGAATCATCCGAATCTTTAAGAGCCGGAGGGTTTGGGCTTATGCTGTGGAATAACGCCTGGAGGGCACTCGATTCTCTGGGCGTTGCAGATTCACTCAGACGACATTCTCTTCCCATTAAAGA CTTTCATATCAGTCAATCTATGAGTATATCGTGTTTTATTAGAAACATTGAATGCCGGTGCTTGAGAAGGAAGATGTTAATCGAGACATTAGAGAAAGAACTTCCCCAAGGAACTGTCAGGTATTCTTCTAAGGTTGTTTCGATTGAAGAATCGGGACCCTTCAAATTGGTTCATCTAGCAGATGGATCCCTTATCAGAACTAAG GTCTTGATTGGGTGTGATGGAGTGAAGTCTGTGGTGGCGAAGTGGTTAGGACTCGAAAAACCAGTTGTTTCGAAGAGGATAGGCATTAGGGGGTTTGTCGAGTATCCAGAAAAACATGGTTTCGAGCCCAAATTCTTTCTTCTCATTGGCGTTGGAGTTCGCTTTGGCATTCTTCCTTGCAATGACAATGCCTTGTATTGGTTCTACAATTTCACTCCATCCATTGCAGGCT TTGATCAAAGTGCAAAGAAAGATCCCGTTAAGCTGAAGGAGTTCGTGTTGGGCAAGATCAAGAACGCGTCGAATGAAGTGAAGGGCGTCGTGGAGAGAACGCCTCTCGACTGCATTTCCTGTGTCAAGTTGAAGCTGAGACTGCCGTGGAATGTTTTGGTCGCAGACATTGTTAGGAACAACGTTTGTGTTGTAGGTGATGCCCTTCATCCTATGACGCCCGACATTGGCCAAGGTGCCTGTTCGGCTCTGGAAGACAGCGTTGTCCTAGCCCGTCGCCTAGGAGAAGCGTTCTTGTTGAAACCGGGTGGAGGCGTTGGAGATGAAGAATTTATGAGGATTAGAAATGGGCTTGATAGGTATGGCAAGGAGAGGAGATTTAGAAGCTTTCTGCTCATCAGTTGTTCTTATTTGATTGGTTTCATTCAAGAGAGTGATAATAGAGTGGTGAGTTTCTTGAGGGAGAACTTCTTGGCTAGATACACTTTGGCCATAAGTTTGGGCATGGCTGATTTTGATTGTGGGAAACTTGTGTTTTCTTGA